A section of the Marinoscillum sp. 108 genome encodes:
- the cysM gene encoding cysteine synthase CysM, with protein sequence MNLLDLIGNTPLVEITKINQKPGVKIFGKLEGQNPGGSVKDRAAFGMISEALKRGDIKKGDRLIEATSGNTGIALAMIAQSAGLHMTLLMPENSTVERIQAMRAYGAEVILTPAERTIEYSRELAEEKATKEGYFMLNQFANPDNYGMHYKTTGPEIWRDTEGQVTHFVSAMGTTGTIMGVSRYLKEQNPDIQIVGTQPTEGSSIPGIRRWSPEFLPKIFDPKRVDRVIDVSETAARNMARRLAREEAILSGMSSGGALTAALQVAEEIDHGLIVFIVCDIGERYLSSGLFD encoded by the coding sequence ATGAATTTACTAGACCTGATAGGAAATACTCCCCTGGTGGAGATTACCAAAATCAATCAAAAACCCGGAGTGAAAATCTTCGGTAAGCTGGAAGGTCAAAATCCGGGCGGTAGTGTCAAAGACCGGGCGGCTTTTGGTATGATCAGCGAAGCCCTCAAACGGGGTGACATCAAAAAGGGCGACCGACTGATAGAAGCCACCAGTGGCAATACCGGTATTGCGCTGGCCATGATTGCACAGTCGGCAGGACTACACATGACCCTGCTGATGCCTGAAAACAGCACGGTGGAGCGCATTCAGGCTATGAGGGCCTATGGTGCGGAGGTGATTCTCACCCCTGCCGAACGAACCATAGAATACTCAAGGGAGCTGGCGGAAGAAAAAGCCACCAAAGAGGGTTATTTCATGCTCAATCAGTTTGCCAATCCGGACAACTACGGCATGCATTACAAAACCACAGGCCCGGAAATCTGGAGAGACACCGAAGGTCAGGTGACCCATTTTGTCTCCGCCATGGGCACCACGGGCACCATTATGGGGGTTTCCCGATACTTGAAAGAACAAAACCCCGACATACAGATCGTGGGAACACAACCCACCGAAGGCTCCTCTATCCCAGGCATCAGGCGATGGTCACCAGAATTTCTTCCTAAAATCTTTGACCCTAAACGAGTAGACAGAGTGATCGATGTGAGCGAAACGGCCGCCAGAAACATGGCCAGAAGGCTGGCAAGAGAAGAAGCCATCCTCTCAGGGATGAGCAGCGGTGGAGCACTCACTGCCGCATTGCAGGTAGCTGAAGAAATCGATCATGGGTTGATTGTTTTCATTGTATGCGACATAGGAGAAAGATACCTGAGCTCCGGACTGTTTGATTGA
- a CDS encoding pirin family protein, with translation MNKAIKNIKPLGFPWETQDPFLFCVYHKDDYPKGNAQMGPDASLAGRNLGQDFDTSNAWRMYHGDTVPGFPQHPHRGFETVTVVPKGLVDHSDSLGAAGRFGNGDVQWMTAGKGVNHCEMFPLLKQDEENPLLLFQIWLNLPSKSKFVEPHFAMLWNEKIPMYKSDDGKTSVTVVAGNIGEVKAPAPAPDSWAADPAHEVAIWTIKMDANAEWELPKASAGVNRSIYFYQGEPLTINDEVLQSHQCIELNPSETVTLKSGTSETRILMLQGKPIGEPVAKYGPFVMNNQDEIRQALQDYQRTQFGGWPWPKNDHVHPRERGRFAKHADGRLEEM, from the coding sequence ATGAACAAAGCCATCAAAAATATAAAGCCACTTGGCTTCCCATGGGAAACTCAGGATCCCTTCCTTTTTTGTGTATACCACAAAGATGATTACCCAAAAGGGAATGCTCAAATGGGCCCAGATGCATCGCTTGCAGGTCGTAATCTCGGTCAGGATTTTGACACTTCCAATGCGTGGAGAATGTACCACGGCGATACGGTGCCTGGATTTCCACAGCACCCACATCGCGGATTTGAAACTGTGACTGTCGTACCCAAAGGGCTGGTAGATCACTCTGATTCGCTGGGTGCTGCAGGCCGGTTTGGCAATGGAGATGTGCAGTGGATGACTGCCGGAAAAGGTGTGAATCACTGCGAAATGTTTCCTTTGCTCAAGCAAGACGAAGAAAACCCTCTGCTCCTCTTTCAGATTTGGCTTAACCTGCCCTCAAAGAGCAAGTTTGTGGAACCTCACTTTGCCATGCTCTGGAACGAGAAAATTCCGATGTACAAATCGGATGATGGAAAAACCTCCGTCACCGTGGTGGCCGGAAACATTGGGGAGGTGAAAGCCCCTGCTCCTGCACCCGACTCATGGGCAGCTGATCCCGCCCACGAAGTAGCCATCTGGACCATAAAAATGGATGCCAATGCCGAATGGGAATTACCCAAGGCAAGTGCAGGTGTCAATCGCTCCATCTATTTTTACCAGGGAGAACCCCTGACGATAAACGATGAGGTCTTGCAATCCCATCAGTGCATCGAGCTGAATCCCTCAGAAACCGTCACACTCAAAAGTGGCACATCGGAAACCAGAATACTAATGCTCCAGGGCAAGCCCATCGGAGAACCCGTGGCTAAGTACGGTCCTTTTGTAATGAACAATCAAGATGAGATCAGACAAGCCCTTCAGGACTATCAGCGCACGCAATTTGGTGGATGGCCATGGCCCAAAAATGATCATGTTCATCCGCGTGAGCGAGGACGTTTTGCTAAACATGCAGATGGTCGTTTGGAGGAAATGTAG
- a CDS encoding DUF2179 domain-containing protein, whose product MGQSLADFLGMDQSTFQWVLLPLLIFLSRIMDVSINTIRIIFMLQSKKAISTFLGFFESLIWILAISQIFQNITSWPTYLAYASGFASGIFVGMIIEEKLAIGRVVVRVITRQPAMELIEYFRENSFRFSSVDATSEEGAVNIIFTVIKREALPKTIKVIKTYNPKAFYTVEGVKKVSDDEILDERSFTTRRIFRR is encoded by the coding sequence ATGGGGCAATCACTTGCGGATTTTTTAGGGATGGATCAATCAACTTTTCAATGGGTATTATTGCCGCTGTTGATTTTCCTGTCCAGAATCATGGACGTGTCCATCAACACCATTCGGATCATCTTTATGCTTCAAAGCAAAAAGGCCATCTCTACCTTCCTGGGCTTTTTCGAATCGCTGATCTGGATATTGGCGATTAGTCAGATTTTTCAGAATATCACCAGCTGGCCTACCTACCTGGCATATGCTTCAGGGTTCGCATCCGGGATTTTTGTGGGGATGATCATTGAAGAAAAACTGGCCATAGGCAGAGTGGTGGTGCGGGTGATCACCCGACAGCCAGCCATGGAGCTCATTGAATATTTCCGGGAAAATTCGTTCAGGTTTTCAAGCGTGGATGCTACCTCAGAGGAGGGCGCAGTGAATATCATCTTCACGGTGATCAAAAGAGAAGCGCTCCCGAAAACCATCAAGGTGATTAAAACTTATAACCCCAAGGCTTTTTACACAGTGGAGGGTGTCAAAAAAGTGAGTGATGATGAAATCCTGGATGAGCGCAGTTTCACCACCAGACGCATATTCAGGCGCTAA
- a CDS encoding GNAT family N-acetyltransferase produces the protein MHLEIVKAGQEDHQELLAFAKENFLLTYAHRNSTENIQHYIKEAFDPRSFKDELLNQNSVFYKCQLNEEMIGYYKINYAEAQTEPDYPESAEIERIYVSTDQKGRGVGRKMIQHAKAQAQAKGLDYLWLGVWEKNPEALSFYEKMGFEEIGTHVFQLGDDAQTDIIMKLAL, from the coding sequence ATGCATCTGGAGATCGTAAAAGCCGGACAAGAAGATCATCAAGAGTTGCTAGCCTTCGCCAAAGAGAATTTTCTTCTTACCTACGCCCACCGGAATTCAACAGAAAATATTCAGCACTACATCAAGGAGGCTTTTGATCCCAGGTCCTTCAAAGATGAACTCCTCAATCAAAACTCAGTATTCTACAAATGCCAGCTGAATGAAGAAATGATTGGGTATTACAAAATCAACTACGCAGAAGCTCAAACTGAACCTGACTACCCCGAAAGTGCAGAAATAGAGCGAATCTATGTGAGCACTGACCAAAAAGGACGAGGTGTTGGCAGGAAAATGATCCAACATGCCAAAGCACAGGCACAGGCAAAAGGACTCGACTATCTGTGGTTGGGAGTATGGGAGAAAAACCCTGAAGCGCTTAGTTTTTATGAGAAAATGGGCTTTGAGGAGATTGGCACCCATGTATTTCAGCTTGGTGATGATGCGCAGACCGACATCATCATGAAGCTCGCGCTATAA
- a CDS encoding sigma-54 dependent transcriptional regulator: protein MKTKDSVPHEVLVVDDSFETVELIKRNLESVGYQVYTANNVQSAIKLLETINIDLLITDLKMPGENGLALVRHVSENFKWVAILVITGFPSIQGAVESIKIGAEEYLVKSFTDEELFRAVESALNKTNRRKKEGQNPSMQNFGIIGASDGMIGVFNTIAKARSTNATVLIQGESGTGKELVARALHYGGSDSATPFVPVNCGGIPDALLESELFGYVKGAFTGASETRAGFFQTADKGTIFLDEISNTSLAMQAKLLRVLQEKEFYMVGSKKSQKVNLRVVAATNVDLMQLVKKGLFREDLYYRLNIISIDLPPLRERGNDIIQLVEFFLAKYIQELDKSVMRFSPKAINALKEYAWPGNVRELQNLVHRLVILADDTTIDIPDLPEAFRFSASQSKGLDRKLEEVIQEYIGDVLAANQNNISQAAKVLGIDRKTLRERIKKA from the coding sequence ATGAAAACAAAAGACTCGGTTCCGCATGAAGTGTTGGTAGTTGATGACTCTTTCGAAACGGTGGAGTTAATCAAACGAAACCTTGAATCCGTAGGCTATCAGGTCTATACTGCCAATAACGTTCAGTCAGCGATAAAGCTCCTGGAGACGATCAATATCGACCTATTGATCACAGACCTGAAAATGCCTGGGGAAAATGGGCTGGCGCTGGTGCGGCATGTGTCGGAAAACTTCAAGTGGGTAGCCATTCTGGTGATCACGGGATTTCCGTCCATTCAGGGGGCGGTGGAGTCTATTAAGATCGGTGCTGAGGAGTACCTGGTGAAGTCGTTTACGGACGAAGAACTATTCAGAGCTGTCGAGAGCGCACTCAATAAGACCAATCGCCGGAAAAAGGAAGGGCAGAACCCCTCCATGCAAAACTTTGGCATTATCGGGGCATCCGATGGAATGATCGGGGTGTTTAATACCATAGCGAAAGCCCGAAGCACCAATGCCACGGTGTTGATACAGGGTGAAAGTGGCACTGGTAAAGAATTGGTAGCGCGGGCTTTGCACTATGGAGGTAGCGATTCTGCTACGCCCTTTGTACCTGTGAACTGCGGAGGGATCCCCGATGCATTGCTCGAGAGCGAGTTGTTTGGGTATGTCAAAGGGGCATTTACCGGAGCAAGTGAAACGCGGGCAGGGTTCTTCCAGACTGCTGATAAGGGAACAATCTTCCTGGATGAAATTAGCAATACGAGTTTGGCCATGCAGGCCAAGCTACTGCGTGTGCTTCAGGAAAAGGAGTTTTACATGGTAGGCTCTAAAAAGTCCCAGAAAGTGAATCTGAGGGTGGTGGCGGCTACCAATGTGGACCTGATGCAGTTGGTCAAGAAAGGCCTGTTTCGGGAAGATCTGTATTACAGGCTGAACATTATTTCCATTGATTTGCCTCCTTTGCGCGAGCGGGGCAACGATATCATTCAGCTGGTGGAGTTTTTTCTAGCCAAATACATACAGGAGCTGGATAAATCAGTGATGCGGTTTTCACCAAAAGCCATCAATGCGCTGAAGGAATACGCGTGGCCTGGCAACGTGAGGGAACTTCAAAATCTTGTTCATCGGCTCGTCATTCTGGCGGATGACACCACCATTGATATACCTGATTTGCCGGAGGCCTTCCGATTTTCAGCGTCTCAGTCAAAGGGGCTGGACAGGAAGCTTGAGGAGGTGATTCAGGAGTACATCGGTGATGTGCTGGCAGCCAATCAGAACAATATATCCCAGGCGGCTAAGGTGTTGGGCATTGACCGAAAAACGCTGCGCGAGCGGATCAAAAAAGCCTGA
- a CDS encoding sensor histidine kinase — MKENSTEFQLRERVKELNCLYELSKIAWEEENDLKAIIAKSLVILPKAMQYPDLAEVSMTIHKKQYSTPHFSDCKWDISTPLTVGERKYGTIKIGYRESGDIASKASPFLQEERNLIRIVGRELSLFIRRASVEEDKQKLKAQLQHAERLAFVGELSAGIAHELNEPLGKILGFSQLLKKGGELNFQQEEDIERIIKASLYTREIIKKLMIFSRQMPQQIVPVNLNTIVSSTLYFIDVRFQSQGINIVERLDPNLPLIQADSVQMSQVLVNLITNAIHALPEGGQVTVSTRQKDNAVILAVKDTGTGMPPSVRKKIFEPFFTTKPVGQGTGLGLSVVQGIIDSHDGSIQVTSTRGKGSKFEIRLPIKHVQS, encoded by the coding sequence ATGAAAGAGAACTCCACGGAATTTCAGCTCAGGGAGCGGGTCAAAGAATTGAATTGTCTTTATGAACTTTCCAAAATTGCATGGGAAGAAGAGAACGATTTGAAAGCCATTATCGCCAAATCTTTGGTGATTTTGCCTAAGGCCATGCAATACCCCGACCTGGCCGAAGTGAGCATGACGATTCATAAAAAACAATACTCCACCCCTCATTTTTCCGATTGCAAATGGGACATCTCCACACCGCTCACAGTAGGGGAAAGGAAGTATGGAACCATCAAAATTGGCTATCGGGAGTCGGGAGATATAGCGAGCAAGGCCTCTCCTTTCCTGCAGGAAGAAAGGAACCTTATCCGAATCGTCGGCCGGGAGCTTTCGCTGTTCATCAGGCGTGCGTCTGTAGAGGAAGACAAGCAAAAGCTCAAAGCCCAGCTGCAACATGCAGAGCGGTTGGCATTTGTGGGGGAACTATCTGCGGGTATTGCTCATGAGCTCAACGAACCACTTGGAAAGATCCTCGGATTTTCCCAACTACTCAAAAAGGGTGGGGAACTCAATTTTCAGCAAGAGGAGGACATAGAGCGCATTATCAAAGCATCCCTATACACACGTGAGATCATTAAGAAGCTCATGATTTTCTCCAGGCAGATGCCCCAGCAAATCGTGCCTGTCAACCTCAACACCATTGTTTCGAGCACACTGTATTTCATTGATGTTCGCTTTCAGAGCCAGGGTATCAACATTGTAGAACGGCTGGATCCTAATCTTCCACTGATTCAGGCCGATTCGGTGCAGATGAGTCAGGTGCTCGTCAACCTGATTACCAATGCCATCCATGCGTTGCCGGAGGGCGGTCAGGTGACGGTGAGTACCCGACAAAAGGACAATGCCGTGATACTGGCTGTAAAGGATACGGGTACAGGGATGCCTCCATCTGTGCGAAAGAAGATTTTCGAACCCTTTTTTACCACCAAACCAGTAGGTCAGGGTACGGGTTTGGGATTGTCTGTGGTGCAGGGCATCATAGATTCGCATGACGGCAGCATTCAGGTGACCAGTACCAGGGGCAAAGGTTCAAAATTTGAAATCCGGCTGCCAATCAAACATGTCCAATCATGA